From Epinephelus lanceolatus isolate andai-2023 chromosome 5, ASM4190304v1, whole genome shotgun sequence, the proteins below share one genomic window:
- the LOC117262439 gene encoding E3 ubiquitin-protein ligase TRIM21-like, which produces MSAASCLLTEDQFLCSICLDMFTDPVSTPCGHNFCKTCITEHWSTNVPYQCPNCKKVFSTRPELQVNTFISEMAAQFRQSAQQKASSSSSEQQVSKPGEVPCDVCTGTKLKALKSCLVCLESYCETHLEPHLTRSGLKRHQLIDPVENLEGRMCLKHDKLLELFCKTDQMCVCMLCTVLDHKTHDVVPLREEYEGKKAELGKTESEIQQMIQKRQLKIEEIKHSVELSEEDADREIADGVQVFTALKESVERSQAELMDTIKEKQRKTEKQAEGFIKELEQEISELKKRSTEVEQLSSSEDHLHLLQSFTSLNTAPPTKDWTEVSVRPPSYEGTVRRAVSQLEETLRKQMKKLFEVELKRVQQSAVDVTLDPDTAQPWLILSDDGKQVHDSDVMKNLPNNPERFDTSVCVLAKQSFSSGRFYYEVQVKGKTDWDFGVARESINRKGQITLRPQDGYWTIWLRNENEYKALAGPSVSLSLKSQPEKVGVFVDYEEGLVSFYDVDAAALIYSFTGCSFTEKLYPYFCPFLNIGGKNSAPLIISPVD; this is translated from the coding sequence ATGTCTGCTGCCAGCTGTCTGCTGACTGAAGATCAGTTTCTGtgctccatctgtctggatATGTTCACTGATCCAGTCAGCACACCATGTGGACACAACTTCTGTAAAACCTGCATCACTGAACACTGGAGTACTAATGTCCCCTATCAGTGTCCAAACTGTAAGAAGGTTTTCAGCACCAGACCTGAGCTGCAGGTCAACACTTTCATCTCTGAGATGGCTGCTCAGTTCAGACAGTCAGCTCAACagaaagccagcagcagcagctcagagcaacaagtttccaaaccaggaGAAGTTCCCTGTGACGTCTGCACTGGAACCAAACTGAAGGCCCTGAAGTCCTGCCTGGTGTGTCTGGAATCCTACTGTGAGACTCACCTGGAGCCTCATCTGACAAGATCAGGCCTGAAAAGACATCAGCTGATCGACCCTGTGGAGAACCTGGAAGGCAGGATGTGTCTGAAGCACGATAAACTGCTGGAGCTGTTCTGTAAGACCGACcagatgtgtgtctgcatgctctgCACTGTTTTAGACCACAAGACACATGATGTTGTTCCTCTGAGAGAAGAATATGAAGGAAAGAAGGCCGAGCTGGGGAAGACAGAGTCTGAAATTCAGCAGATGATCCAGAAGAGACAACTGAAGATTGAGGAGATCAAACACTCAGTGGAGCTCAGTGAGGaagatgcagacagagagatagcagatggtgttcaggtcttcaccgCTCTGAAGGAGTCTGTTGAGAGAAGCCAGGCCGAGCTCATGGACACGatcaaagagaagcagagaaagacagagaaacaggctgAAGGCTTCATCAAAGAGCTGGAACAGGAAATCTCTGAGCTGAAGAAGAGGAGCACTGAGGTGGAGCAGCTCTCAAGCTCTGAagaccacctccacctcctccaaagCTTCACGTCCCTGAACACTGCTCCACCCACCAAGGACTGGACAGAGGTCAGCGTCCGTCCACCTTCATATGAGGGGACTGTGAGGAGAGCTGTGAGTCAGCTGGAGGAGACGCTCAGGAAACAGATGAAGAAGCTGTTTGAGGTCGAGCTGAAGAGGGTCCAGCAGTCTGCAGTGGATGTGACACTCGATCCTGATACAGCACAGCCCTGGCTCATCCTGTCTGATGATGGAAAACAAGTACATGATAGTGATGTAATGAAGAATCTCCCAAACAATCCAGAGAGATTTGAcacttctgtctgtgtcttaGCAAAACAGAGTTTCTCTTCAGGAAGATTTTATTATGAGGTTCAGGTTAAAGGGAAGACTGACTGGGATTTTGGAGTGGCCAGAGAGTCGATCAACAGGAAGGGACAGATCACACTGAGACCTCAGGATGGTTACTGGACGATATGGTTgaggaatgaaaatgaatacaaaGCTCTTGCTGGCCCTTCAGTCAGTCTCTCTCTGAAGTCTCAGCCTGAGAAGGTGGGGGTGTTTGTGGATTATGAGGAGGGTCTGGTCTCCTTTTATGATGTTGATGCTGCAGCTCTTATCTACTCCTTTACTGGCTGCTccttcactgagaaactctACCCATACTTCTGTCCATTTCTTAATATTGGTGGTAAAAACTCTGCCCCTCTGATCATCTCTCCTGTCGATTAA